The sequence TGGGGCATTTGCCGGAGAGCACACGGCGAAAGGTCGTGTGCGAGAACGCGGGCCGGCTCTACGGCTTCATCAACTGAGCGAGAGGAGCGAGCCATGAACATCGGGGTCTGCATCTTCGCCACCGACTACGCGATCCGCATCGACGAGCTCGCCAAGGCCGCGGAGGCGCGCGGCTTCGAGTCGCTGTTCGTCCCGGAGCACACGCACATCCCCACGAGCCGGAAGACTCCCTTCCCCGCGGGCGGGCAGCTCCCCAAGGAGTACTCGCACACCTACGACCCGTTCGTCTCGCTCATGATGGCGGCGGCGGTGACCACGAAGCTCCGCGTCGGCACCGGCATCTGCCTCATCATCGAGCGCGACACCATCGTCACCGCCAAGGAGGTCGCGAGCCTGGACGCGCTCTCCGGCGGGCGCTTCGAGCTCGGCATCGGCGGCGGCTGGAACGTGGAAGAAATGAACAATCACGGCACCGAGCACAAGACGCGCTTCAAGAAGCTCCGCGAGCAGGTGCTCGCCATGAAGGAGATCTGGTCGAAGGACGAGGCGCAGTACCACGGCGAGTTCGTCGACTTCGACCCCATCTGGTCCTGGCCCAAGCCCGCGCAGAAGCCGAACCCGCCGGTGCTGCTGGGCGGCGAGTCCGGCCACACGCTGCAGCGGGTGGTGGACTTCTGCGAGGGCTGGTTCCCGCGCGGCCGCTCGCCCGAAATGGTCATCAATGGGATGAAGGACCTTCGGGAGCGG is a genomic window of Candidatus Methylomirabilota bacterium containing:
- a CDS encoding LLM class F420-dependent oxidoreductase, which gives rise to MNIGVCIFATDYAIRIDELAKAAEARGFESLFVPEHTHIPTSRKTPFPAGGQLPKEYSHTYDPFVSLMMAAAVTTKLRVGTGICLIIERDTIVTAKEVASLDALSGGRFELGIGGGWNVEEMNNHGTEHKTRFKKLREQVLAMKEIWSKDEAQYHGEFVDFDPIWSWPKPAQKPNPPVLLGGESGHTLQRVVDFCEGWFPRGRSPEMVINGMKDLRERAAKAGRDMKTISVSVFGARPDESDLARYQEAGVTRAILRLPPDGRDVVLPLLDQWSKLIGK